In the Desulfallas thermosapovorans DSM 6562 genome, CTTTGACACCAGGGCAATGATCAAGAACAGCACTCCGGCCCCCAAAAAGCCGATTAAACCGTCAATTAATTTACCTGTCCCCGACAAATACACCAGGGGCAGGCCCAGTACCAGACCCGTTATGATGAGCTCGTCGGGAATAATTTTATGCCGGTAATCGATCAGTGCCGCAGCCAGCAGCACGGCAAAAAACACCCACATGGAAACCGACTGCCACTGCCAACCCCAGAATTGATAAACAGCCCCGAAAAACACCGCTGCGGTCGATTCCACCAGGGGATACCGGGCCGGTATTCTTGTTCCGCAATAACGGCAGCGTCCCCTGAGCAGTATATAGCTAAGCAAAGGCACCAAATCAAGCGCCTTAAGCCTGTGGCCACAGCCGGGGCAATGGGATGGATTATAAACCACCGATTGCCCCAGGGGCAGGCGGTGGATGCATACATTGAGGAAGCTGCCAATGCAGGCACCCAATATAAACACTATAATATCATCAAGAAACATATTATTCTCCATAGTATAATACATATCTTGCAAAAGCCAAAACCTTTCAACAC is a window encoding:
- a CDS encoding prepilin peptidase, with product MFLDDIIVFILGACIGSFLNVCIHRLPLGQSVVYNPSHCPGCGHRLKALDLVPLLSYILLRGRCRYCGTRIPARYPLVESTAAVFFGAVYQFWGWQWQSVSMWVFFAVLLAAALIDYRHKIIPDELIITGLVLGLPLVYLSGTGKLIDGLIGFLGAGVLFLIIALVSKGGMGGGDIKLSALMGLFLGWPDILVALFISFLVGGLSGIMLMALGQKGRKDAVPFGPYLALGGVVAAFGADWIIKWYWSISGL